A genomic window from Sphingobacterium spiritivorum includes:
- the tenA gene encoding thiaminase II has translation MNWSEQAWKTIQPVYTNILQMPFITELRNGTLAVEKFQFYMAQDSAYLEHFGRALSLIGARADHIQDALAFMRFGANAIIVENALHESYFKDFGVTERGQIQPACHHYIHFLKSTAALDAVEVGIAALLPCFWIYKQVGDYIYTHQRQENNPYQKWIDTYAGEEFGEEVRKAIVICDRVAATATMDTRLKMTEAFVTASRLEYDFWDAAYQLRKW, from the coding sequence ATGAACTGGTCTGAACAAGCCTGGAAAACAATCCAGCCGGTCTATACGAATATATTGCAGATGCCTTTTATCACTGAATTAAGGAATGGCACCCTAGCTGTTGAAAAGTTTCAGTTCTATATGGCACAGGATTCCGCTTATCTGGAACATTTCGGAAGAGCATTATCTCTTATCGGAGCACGAGCAGATCACATACAGGATGCACTGGCCTTTATGCGCTTCGGAGCCAATGCAATTATTGTTGAAAATGCCCTGCATGAGTCTTATTTTAAAGATTTTGGTGTTACGGAGCGCGGACAGATCCAGCCGGCATGTCATCACTACATTCACTTCTTGAAAAGTACCGCAGCATTGGATGCAGTCGAAGTAGGAATTGCCGCCTTACTTCCCTGTTTCTGGATTTACAAACAGGTAGGCGATTATATCTATACACATCAACGACAGGAAAATAATCCTTATCAGAAATGGATAGACACCTATGCAGGTGAAGAATTCGGAGAAGAGGTCCGAAAGGCAATCGTAATATGTGACAGGGTAGCAGCAACAGCAACCATGGACACACGTCTAAAAATGACGGAAGCCTTTGTGACGGCTTCCCGACTGGAATACGACTTTTGGGATGCTGCTTATCAACTGAGAAAATGGTAA
- a CDS encoding HAD family hydrolase, which yields MKNQIQVIAFDADDTLWVNEPYFQETEKEFCNLLQDYLPHHTISQELFRTEMKNLHLYGYGVKGFMLCMIETFAHVSQGTASFTLIEKAIALGQDLLQRPIELLPGVEETLQQLQGRYKLVMATKGDLLDQERKLKKSGLENYFHHIEIMSDKQIPDYQKLLKHLDCQPQHFLMLGNSIKSDILPVLEIGGHAAHIPYHVTWTHEQHEHRLEHPQFVELSCLEDILPYFA from the coding sequence ATGAAAAATCAAATACAGGTTATCGCTTTTGATGCAGATGACACACTTTGGGTCAATGAACCTTATTTTCAGGAAACGGAAAAAGAATTTTGCAATCTTCTGCAAGACTATCTGCCTCATCATACCATCTCACAGGAGCTCTTTCGTACAGAAATGAAAAACCTGCACCTCTATGGTTATGGGGTAAAGGGATTTATGCTGTGTATGATTGAAACCTTCGCACATGTATCGCAGGGAACAGCATCTTTTACGCTTATAGAAAAGGCAATCGCATTAGGTCAGGATCTTTTACAAAGACCCATAGAACTGTTACCGGGAGTAGAAGAAACTCTTCAGCAACTGCAGGGCAGGTACAAACTGGTGATGGCAACCAAAGGAGATTTGCTGGATCAGGAGCGCAAATTGAAAAAATCAGGATTAGAAAACTATTTCCATCATATCGAAATTATGAGCGACAAACAGATTCCTGATTATCAGAAACTCCTGAAGCATCTGGATTGTCAGCCTCAACACTTTCTGATGCTCGGCAATTCGATTAAATCGGATATCCTTCCGGTACTGGAGATCGGAGGACATGCGGCACATATCCCCTATCATGTCACCTGGACGCATGAACAGCATGAACATCGCCTCGAGCATCCGCAGTTCGTTGAATTAAGCTGTCTGGAAGATATACTTCCGTATTTTGCTTAG
- the thiE gene encoding thiamine phosphate synthase, with protein MSIHPGFPYPLYLVISEADCQGKDILHVAEQAILGGVDIIQLREKYASTPEFIEKALRLKEITEKHRIPLIINDNLRVAIEVNAFGIHVGNSDTPPTVIRDKWPDCSCLGYSIEYLEQLDNPETATADYLGISPIFVTDTKTDTVTEWGLEGIQQIRQRSDKPLIAIGHMNLQNIASVLQAGADAIAVVSAICAASDPKQAAYELKNKILIA; from the coding sequence ATGTCGATACATCCCGGATTTCCGTATCCGCTTTACCTTGTTATCTCAGAAGCCGACTGTCAGGGTAAAGATATTCTTCATGTAGCTGAACAGGCCATACTCGGAGGTGTGGACATTATTCAGCTCCGGGAGAAGTATGCTTCAACTCCCGAATTTATAGAGAAAGCCTTACGGTTGAAAGAAATCACAGAAAAGCATCGGATTCCGCTTATCATCAATGACAATCTAAGAGTTGCTATCGAAGTAAATGCATTTGGTATACATGTCGGCAACAGCGATACTCCGCCTACAGTGATCCGGGATAAATGGCCCGACTGTAGCTGTCTGGGTTATTCTATTGAATACCTCGAGCAATTGGATAATCCTGAAACGGCTACGGCAGATTATCTGGGCATCAGTCCGATATTCGTCACCGACACCAAAACCGACACTGTGACTGAATGGGGACTGGAAGGCATACAACAGATCCGGCAACGCAGTGACAAACCACTGATTGCAATAGGCCATATGAATTTACAGAATATCGCTTCAGTCTTACAGGCTGGAGCAGATGCTATAGCTGTAGTATCTGCAATTTGCGCAGCGTCAGATCCGAAGCAGGCTGCATACGAACTTAAAAACAAGATTTTAATAGCATGA
- a CDS encoding Crp/Fnr family transcriptional regulator encodes MLRTNLDLLSYISGLYNGQDRKDDIILRKFEKGQLLLQQGDTLSRLFIVNDGITKCYFREENGKEFVVEFLGKGEILGEVEVISRINCLCSIEVLAETEAFSIAVPYFRMLLEKDIVFNRLLMESFSNRIVNTSSRASFQQLYTVEYNLSKLLQLQSDQQLDISKEDMAAYLGITIRSLNRTLKSMK; translated from the coding sequence ATGCTACGAACTAATCTGGATCTTTTATCCTATATCAGCGGTCTTTACAACGGTCAGGATCGTAAAGACGATATTATCTTACGCAAATTTGAAAAGGGACAACTGCTGTTGCAGCAGGGAGATACCTTGTCCAGACTCTTTATTGTGAATGATGGTATTACGAAGTGTTATTTCCGGGAGGAGAATGGTAAGGAATTCGTGGTTGAATTTTTGGGGAAAGGGGAAATACTGGGCGAAGTAGAGGTCATCAGTCGCATCAATTGTTTGTGTAGTATAGAGGTACTCGCTGAAACAGAAGCTTTTTCTATTGCTGTACCGTATTTCAGAATGTTGCTGGAAAAAGATATCGTATTTAACCGGCTACTTATGGAATCGTTTTCCAACCGTATTGTAAATACCAGTAGCCGGGCTTCTTTCCAGCAATTATATACGGTCGAATACAATCTTTCCAAATTGTTGCAGCTGCAGTCAGATCAGCAACTGGATATCTCCAAAGAGGATATGGCCGCTTATCTCGGTATTACCATACGAAGTCTGAACAGAACATTGAAGAGTATGAAATAA
- a CDS encoding GNAT family N-acetyltransferase, with product MNFSLQPLLENDYVALVPLSETDFEPLYAAASDEKIWEQHPNKDRWKREVFQLFFEGAVNSKGAFKIVDKQTEEIAGSTRFYDYDEEARSILIGYTFYATKYWGKGINPAVKKMMLDYIFQYVDTVYLHVGADNIRSQTAVERIGGVSLGKREVAYYGEPSRTNVVYQITKESWLSAQGNS from the coding sequence ATGAACTTTTCCCTTCAGCCCCTTTTAGAAAATGACTATGTAGCCTTAGTCCCCTTATCCGAAACTGATTTTGAACCGCTATATGCTGCTGCTTCAGATGAAAAAATATGGGAACAGCATCCTAATAAGGATCGGTGGAAGAGAGAGGTTTTTCAGTTGTTCTTTGAAGGTGCTGTGAACAGCAAAGGTGCTTTCAAAATTGTAGATAAGCAGACGGAGGAGATCGCCGGAAGTACACGCTTCTATGACTATGACGAAGAAGCCAGAAGCATTCTGATCGGCTATACTTTTTACGCGACGAAATATTGGGGTAAAGGAATTAATCCCGCGGTCAAGAAGATGATGCTGGATTATATTTTCCAATATGTAGATACGGTGTATCTGCATGTCGGAGCAGATAATATCCGTTCACAGACTGCCGTTGAGCGAATAGGTGGAGTAAGTCTGGGTAAGCGGGAGGTTGCCTATTATGGCGAACCATCCCGTACAAACGTCGTTTATCAGATTACGAAGGAGTCCTGGCTTTCCGCCCAGGGTAATTCCTGA
- a CDS encoding DUF5004 domain-containing protein, translated as MKTIFISPLIAMCVLASCNNTPEEKINTLSGSWKLIESKTIKEKDTTVAFTDTSKTEMIKMFNDTDFAFFNHDKSKGKDSTALFVSGSGKYILKGDQYRENLQYCSLRDWEGKSFDFTLTMKGDTLIQKGIEHIPELNVDHEIIESYIRIR; from the coding sequence ATGAAAACAATCTTTATTAGTCCGCTGATTGCAATGTGCGTATTGGCTTCCTGCAACAATACTCCTGAGGAAAAAATAAACACGCTGTCCGGCAGCTGGAAATTGATCGAGAGTAAAACGATAAAAGAAAAGGATACCACCGTAGCTTTTACGGATACCAGTAAAACGGAGATGATCAAAATGTTTAATGATACTGATTTTGCTTTTTTCAACCATGACAAGAGTAAAGGCAAAGACAGTACAGCTCTCTTTGTGAGCGGATCAGGCAAATATATTCTGAAAGGAGATCAGTATCGGGAGAACCTGCAGTATTGCAGTCTGCGGGATTGGGAAGGTAAAAGTTTTGATTTTACGCTGACGATGAAAGGAGATACACTGATTCAGAAAGGAATCGAACATATTCCGGAATTAAATGTGGATCATGAAATCATTGAAAGTTATATCCGGATAAGATAA
- the thiM gene encoding hydroxyethylthiazole kinase — MLWKHILEVRKQAPLVHNITNYVVMNNSANALLAIGASPIMAHAHSEVRDMVSICQSLVINIGTLDEYKTTSMKLAIETAIELEKPWILDPVGAGATPYRDQILAELLPYRPSVIRANASEIMALAKTNTSPTKGVDSSNQSDEALEAARQLQQSFGSVVCISGETDIIVGEERTIRISNGHPLMTRVTGLGCSATAVIGAFIGVIEDKVEATAAATALFSIAGELAQQISTGPGSLQVNILDILYNITEQQFNETLKVQN; from the coding sequence ATGCTCTGGAAACACATTCTCGAAGTACGCAAACAAGCGCCACTCGTGCATAATATCACCAATTATGTTGTCATGAACAATTCAGCCAATGCTTTGCTGGCTATCGGTGCATCTCCTATTATGGCACATGCACACAGCGAAGTCAGGGATATGGTCAGTATCTGCCAATCTCTGGTCATCAATATCGGCACATTGGATGAATACAAAACGACTTCCATGAAACTGGCTATTGAAACCGCTATCGAACTGGAAAAACCCTGGATACTGGATCCTGTAGGTGCCGGAGCGACACCTTACCGCGATCAGATACTCGCTGAATTACTCCCTTACAGACCTTCCGTAATCCGTGCAAATGCCTCTGAGATCATGGCATTGGCCAAGACCAACACCTCCCCTACAAAAGGTGTAGATAGCAGTAATCAAAGTGACGAAGCGCTGGAAGCCGCCAGACAATTACAACAATCCTTTGGCAGCGTAGTCTGCATATCCGGAGAAACGGATATTATTGTCGGAGAAGAACGGACAATCCGTATCTCCAACGGCCATCCGCTGATGACTCGGGTTACCGGACTAGGTTGCAGTGCGACAGCAGTGATCGGAGCATTTATAGGTGTAATAGAAGATAAAGTTGAAGCAACAGCTGCAGCTACAGCCTTATTCAGTATTGCAGGAGAACTGGCGCAGCAGATCAGCACAGGACCCGGATCCCTGCAGGTCAATATACTGGATATACTTTATAATATCACGGAGCAACAGTTTAACGAAACATTAAAAGTTCAAAACTGA
- the thiD gene encoding bifunctional hydroxymethylpyrimidine kinase/phosphomethylpyrimidine kinase → MNTTYNYIPVLSIAGFDGSGGAGIQADMKTFSALGCYATSVLTALPVQNTQGVRSIYPIPDVAVREQIQTILDDIFPKAIKIGMVHTSELVQIITDTLGLYPATPVVFDPVMVATSGHKLIEESTILTLVEQLFPITTVLTPNMDEAAILAEMEVKTLDDMYIAGEKILKLGCQSVLLKGGHLQTSMLTSLFFDQSGSVQTFEFEKFETNNTHGSGCTLSSAIASYLARGESLADAVRLGQDYVHQAILNGKDVQTGKGNGPLNHFFNPQKLIKHELV, encoded by the coding sequence ATGAATACCACATACAACTATATCCCCGTACTCAGTATTGCCGGATTTGACGGAAGTGGCGGTGCCGGCATACAAGCCGATATGAAGACTTTTTCCGCACTCGGATGTTACGCTACCTCTGTCCTGACCGCACTTCCGGTACAAAATACACAGGGAGTACGCAGCATTTATCCAATCCCTGATGTGGCTGTACGTGAGCAGATACAAACTATCCTGGACGACATCTTTCCTAAAGCCATAAAAATAGGAATGGTTCACACCTCTGAACTGGTTCAGATTATAACAGATACCTTAGGTCTCTATCCTGCTACACCAGTAGTTTTTGATCCGGTCATGGTCGCTACAAGCGGACACAAGCTGATCGAGGAAAGCACTATCCTTACCCTTGTCGAACAGCTTTTCCCTATCACGACAGTCCTTACACCAAATATGGATGAGGCGGCTATATTAGCCGAAATGGAAGTAAAAACACTGGATGATATGTATATCGCCGGTGAAAAAATATTAAAACTTGGCTGTCAGTCGGTATTATTAAAAGGAGGACATTTACAAACCTCTATGCTGACCTCTCTCTTCTTCGATCAATCGGGATCAGTGCAAACATTCGAATTTGAAAAATTCGAAACTAACAATACGCACGGTTCGGGGTGCACCCTGTCTTCTGCTATCGCAAGTTATCTGGCCAGAGGAGAAAGTCTGGCTGATGCTGTCAGACTGGGACAGGACTATGTACATCAGGCCATCCTCAACGGGAAAGACGTACAGACCGGAAAAGGTAACGGCCCTCTCAATCATTTTTTCAACCCTCAAAAACTTATCAAACATGAACTGGTCTGA
- a CDS encoding serine hydrolase encodes MKNILIPFILILGIQVQLYGQKSKRIDELLTHYEKASQFNGTVLVAEKGKIIFEKSYGYKNGPKREKNTNNSIYTIYSTTKIFTSTVILKLAEQGKLSLSDKLSKYFPGLPEGDQINIENLLNHTSGIPGADDADYTINEETFLPFISGKKLDFTPNTGWNYSNSNYYLLGYVIRKVSGMDYDKAISTYIFKPLQMTNSGFDLKTLQNENKTMGYEFLSDKHSNEALRFKTAHPFGAGAMYSTVEDLWKFNRGMKNNKILKQATLDKAQIPYQDKHYGLGYEIDSLYGKKRIGHSGGGPGYRCRYFNLPEDDITVILLCNAEMNPVDFITSKITSILYDKPYQIPQNTPVSNDSLKKLEGLYSSKDHDFCVKIIDGLVIFNERNYPRNQLFPISANKFQLNDNFTFTFKPTPTGDIDSLIINFPNGNTIGGKKVSNTFVWGIAGSATPNGSEGLDIPLNRDKDKPNIYYLNNYALNTGDLRFRLNNDPSNSYALNNTGELTYNGYDIKVQEGIYDIVLDMTDQVSPRYTITKSTK; translated from the coding sequence ATGAAAAATATTCTGATCCCTTTTATATTAATACTTGGTATTCAGGTACAATTGTATGGTCAAAAAAGCAAGCGTATAGATGAACTTCTCACCCATTATGAAAAGGCATCCCAATTTAACGGAACCGTCCTTGTAGCAGAAAAAGGTAAAATAATTTTCGAAAAAAGTTATGGCTATAAAAACGGTCCGAAAAGGGAAAAGAACACTAATAACAGTATCTATACAATATATTCTACAACTAAAATTTTCACATCAACTGTCATTCTCAAATTAGCAGAACAAGGTAAACTTTCTTTATCGGACAAGCTCTCCAAATATTTCCCGGGATTGCCGGAAGGAGATCAGATAAATATTGAAAATCTGCTGAATCATACTTCCGGAATACCGGGCGCAGATGATGCGGATTATACGATCAATGAAGAGACGTTTTTACCTTTTATTTCGGGTAAAAAGCTCGATTTCACACCTAATACCGGTTGGAATTATTCCAACTCCAACTATTACCTGCTGGGCTATGTTATCAGAAAAGTCAGCGGAATGGATTATGACAAAGCAATAAGCACCTATATTTTCAAACCCCTGCAGATGACAAATAGCGGCTTTGACTTAAAAACGCTGCAGAACGAAAATAAAACAATGGGATATGAATTCTTATCGGATAAACATTCCAATGAAGCCTTACGCTTTAAAACGGCACATCCTTTCGGTGCCGGAGCCATGTACTCTACTGTAGAAGATCTGTGGAAGTTCAACAGGGGCATGAAAAACAATAAAATTCTGAAGCAAGCTACTCTGGACAAGGCACAGATACCTTATCAGGACAAACATTATGGCCTCGGTTATGAAATTGACTCCCTGTATGGTAAAAAAAGAATAGGTCACAGCGGTGGTGGTCCCGGCTACAGATGCAGATATTTTAATCTTCCAGAAGATGATATTACCGTTATCCTTCTCTGTAATGCGGAAATGAATCCCGTGGATTTCATAACGAGTAAAATTACCTCTATTCTATATGACAAACCTTACCAGATTCCACAGAATACGCCTGTATCGAATGATTCTTTGAAAAAACTTGAAGGCCTTTATTCATCAAAAGATCATGATTTTTGTGTTAAGATTATCGACGGACTGGTTATATTTAATGAGCGGAATTATCCGCGCAATCAACTTTTCCCGATATCTGCGAATAAATTCCAGTTGAATGACAATTTTACATTTACATTCAAACCTACTCCTACAGGAGACATTGATTCCCTGATTATCAACTTTCCGAACGGGAATACAATAGGCGGCAAAAAAGTAAGCAACACTTTTGTCTGGGGAATAGCAGGCTCCGCTACTCCCAACGGATCGGAAGGTCTGGATATTCCGTTGAACAGAGATAAGGACAAACCCAATATTTACTACCTGAATAATTACGCACTGAATACGGGCGATCTGAGATTCCGCCTTAACAATGATCCTAGCAACAGCTATGCGCTGAATAATACCGGAGAACTGACGTATAACGGATATGATATCAAAGTTCAGGAAGGAATATATGATATTGTACTGGATATGACAGATCAGGTTTCACCCCGTTATACTATAACTAAATCAACAAAATAA
- a CDS encoding GtrA family protein, with translation MYLIKRIHTTFKKNSILLLDKLHQSFFRFIPAKTFKYGFCGGSVSALNIFIYFISYNFILQKQIVHINNHIAVSPHIFAFIIAFAVSFPIGFYLNMYVVFQEANRRKRIHLFRYFLVVLLCILLNYWLIKLFVEEFHIYPTPSAMLTTVIVTVVSYTLQKTFSFKGKKRLIAEQQY, from the coding sequence ATGTATTTAATAAAACGTATCCATACCACTTTTAAGAAAAATAGTATACTGTTACTTGATAAGCTGCATCAGTCTTTTTTTCGTTTTATTCCGGCCAAAACTTTTAAATATGGCTTTTGCGGAGGGAGTGTATCGGCATTGAATATTTTTATTTACTTTATCTCCTACAACTTCATCCTGCAAAAACAGATTGTACACATCAATAATCATATTGCAGTCAGCCCGCATATCTTTGCTTTTATTATCGCATTTGCCGTTAGCTTTCCGATTGGCTTTTATCTGAATATGTACGTTGTTTTTCAGGAAGCCAACAGACGGAAACGGATACACCTTTTTCGTTATTTTCTGGTAGTATTACTCTGTATCTTGCTGAATTACTGGTTGATCAAATTGTTTGTTGAAGAGTTCCATATTTATCCTACTCCTTCAGCAATGCTGACAACCGTGATCGTAACTGTAGTGAGTTATACCTTACAAAAAACCTTTTCTTTCAAAGGAAAGAAAAGGCTGATCGCTGAGCAACAATATTAG
- a CDS encoding synaptonemal complex protein 1 codes for MVLFFIFCAYTFAQSSGTGKESNSNTSTTFPSEKELPLYNLFYLSKLIANSNSDIITKDRIYQALTQQIGKVKTESLFIDTLYKNSSNFIRNYENDKIEILEDLIKTNKEKSTKIKSDTLINNLRETKKEIDSLKIALFNLNNSISKWNSLKSELDSIKIDSTKVDSVYKVKKKLVLKQLASKINSQQFLETTTAHNIDLYSNDSLKQFFNCLKNIIENEQLSIEKPDPLQKEITKKDSLYKSELRAATRKLINEYTPSLELKQYVEYSAETKNNQNTQISIITASQNAQQSLSYSGLNIPSQSQMIEAMAIFLAKRAKQEAAIWFMDQLRERVKNPLIYDTFPETIALLDNLEEYHTANFGKSWRYAIANDFVKMPKNLVNGNWIKQTLPADKQKDLKIAVDFGYDLNSLIMERYNYRDIIRNFYLNPAYAKNNDTELSKSLRKSFVVLYIATNELFTLHTVDNKPTYRLLSYEELKTLDRNQWNTFIELLGLKYGSEFSDLYKNNDNQAKDYQNIIKWMSNLLISLNQFDKINQEQQQLLKSDKSDNTGQSLTSIWKVLDQVIKGIDITPYTGGVSNSPMSKHLESVQHILGIIEDIQQKNFTAATQKTLKLADQFYGNKYESADLNKMSLNIKDNFLILKSGGEKEIFKTKFTLPGISQLAIQQTKDALEVKYWKTNNSDPITLTKKELEQIKRIALITGHLNEKEKRKVLKQSLETSLNALLVDDKIKFLIKSAVDEKNLAFFEMMNLYDKIVLQSDIKALQESIITYSKKLSVDDIKNIQRFIYSNDSSQFGSTYLHKYGEQLLKLTSFFGDVMATQDANALAQVIESYALPPTSYKLKQKMKTSVDLNAYVGAFGGKLFTHKYASLSKQFTGGITAPIGITYKNNGLFKHVNLHAQLLDLGNIVNHYLVTPDSAYNKEVHFTEVFSPGLNLLYSIKNTPLVIFAGGKGIPLKSYYDETQNTKMNTRVIDAWVFSLGLKLDIPLLNLYSR; via the coding sequence ATGGTGCTCTTTTTCATTTTTTGTGCGTATACATTCGCCCAATCTTCCGGCACTGGTAAAGAGAGTAATTCAAACACATCAACCACATTTCCATCTGAAAAAGAATTACCATTATATAATTTATTCTATCTGAGTAAATTAATAGCCAATAGTAATTCTGATATAATAACAAAAGACCGTATTTATCAAGCCCTTACACAACAGATAGGAAAAGTCAAAACTGAAAGTTTATTTATTGACACACTTTATAAAAATAGTTCTAATTTTATACGGAACTATGAAAATGATAAAATTGAAATTTTAGAAGATCTCATCAAAACGAATAAGGAAAAGTCAACTAAAATAAAAAGTGATACTTTGATAAATAATTTAAGAGAGACAAAAAAAGAGATTGACAGTTTAAAAATAGCCCTATTTAATCTTAACAATAGTATTTCAAAATGGAACAGTTTAAAATCTGAATTAGATAGTATAAAAATAGATTCTACAAAAGTTGATAGTGTATATAAAGTAAAAAAGAAGCTAGTTCTTAAGCAGCTGGCAAGCAAAATAAATAGTCAGCAATTTTTAGAAACTACTACAGCTCATAACATTGACTTATACTCAAATGATTCGCTTAAACAATTTTTCAATTGTTTAAAAAATATTATTGAAAATGAACAATTAAGCATCGAAAAACCGGATCCTCTTCAAAAAGAAATAACAAAAAAAGATAGTCTCTATAAATCAGAACTCCGGGCAGCCACAAGAAAACTTATTAATGAATATACCCCTTCCTTAGAGTTAAAACAATATGTTGAATATTCAGCAGAAACAAAAAATAACCAGAATACTCAAATCTCCATTATAACAGCCTCGCAAAATGCACAACAAAGCCTGTCTTACAGTGGACTTAATATCCCCAGTCAATCACAGATGATCGAGGCTATGGCTATTTTTCTGGCAAAAAGAGCAAAACAGGAAGCCGCAATTTGGTTTATGGATCAATTGCGTGAACGAGTCAAAAATCCCCTTATTTATGACACGTTTCCCGAAACAATTGCTCTTCTGGATAATCTGGAAGAATACCATACCGCCAATTTTGGTAAATCATGGCGCTATGCAATCGCTAATGATTTTGTAAAAATGCCCAAAAATCTGGTTAACGGCAATTGGATAAAACAAACCTTACCGGCTGATAAACAAAAAGACCTGAAAATCGCTGTGGATTTTGGATATGATCTCAATAGTCTGATTATGGAACGCTATAACTACAGAGACATTATCCGGAATTTTTATCTCAATCCGGCATACGCAAAAAATAACGATACAGAGTTATCTAAATCTTTACGCAAATCTTTTGTCGTACTCTATATAGCAACAAACGAACTCTTCACCCTGCATACAGTAGACAACAAGCCTACCTATCGTCTGTTATCTTATGAAGAGTTAAAAACGCTGGATCGAAATCAATGGAATACATTTATAGAATTATTAGGATTAAAGTATGGTTCGGAGTTTTCTGATCTGTACAAAAACAACGACAATCAGGCAAAAGATTATCAGAATATTATCAAATGGATGAGTAACCTGTTGATATCGCTCAATCAGTTTGATAAGATCAACCAGGAGCAGCAGCAATTACTGAAATCGGATAAGTCTGATAATACAGGACAATCCCTTACCAGTATCTGGAAAGTATTGGATCAGGTCATCAAAGGCATAGATATTACACCTTACACCGGTGGAGTAAGCAATTCTCCAATGAGTAAACATCTAGAAAGTGTTCAGCATATACTTGGTATAATAGAAGATATCCAGCAGAAGAACTTTACAGCTGCTACGCAGAAGACTCTTAAACTTGCAGATCAATTTTATGGAAATAAATATGAATCAGCAGATTTAAATAAGATGTCTTTGAATATAAAAGACAATTTTCTGATCCTTAAATCCGGAGGCGAAAAGGAAATTTTCAAAACAAAATTTACCCTCCCCGGGATATCTCAACTAGCTATACAACAAACAAAAGATGCACTGGAGGTTAAATATTGGAAGACGAATAATTCCGATCCCATAACTCTTACCAAAAAAGAACTGGAACAAATAAAAAGAATAGCATTAATAACCGGGCATCTGAATGAAAAGGAAAAAAGAAAAGTATTAAAACAATCTCTTGAAACTTCTCTAAATGCACTACTTGTGGATGATAAGATTAAGTTTCTTATAAAAAGTGCTGTAGATGAAAAGAATCTCGCATTCTTTGAAATGATGAATCTTTATGATAAAATAGTTTTGCAATCAGACATAAAAGCTCTTCAGGAAAGTATAATTACATACAGTAAAAAACTATCTGTAGATGATATAAAAAATATTCAACGATTCATCTACAGCAATGATTCTTCTCAATTCGGAAGTACCTATCTCCATAAATATGGAGAACAGTTACTCAAACTCACCAGCTTCTTCGGCGATGTAATGGCGACTCAGGATGCCAATGCTTTAGCGCAGGTAATCGAATCGTATGCACTCCCTCCTACCTCCTATAAGCTAAAACAAAAAATGAAAACATCTGTAGATCTGAATGCATATGTGGGTGCTTTCGGAGGAAAACTGTTTACCCACAAATATGCTTCCCTAAGTAAGCAGTTTACAGGAGGTATCACAGCTCCAATAGGAATAACATATAAAAACAATGGCTTGTTTAAACATGTCAACCTCCATGCACAACTTCTTGATCTCGGTAATATTGTCAACCATTATTTAGTTACACCGGATTCAGCCTACAATAAGGAAGTTCATTTCACAGAGGTATTCAGTCCGGGATTAAATCTTTTATACAGCATCAAAAATACACCATTAGTCATTTTTGCAGGAGGAAAAGGAATTCCGCTAAAATCTTATTATGATGAGACACAGAACACAAAAATGAATACCCGTGTTATAGATGCATGGGTATTTAGCCTGGGCTTAAAACTGGATATTCCTTTGCTGAATCTTTACTCCAGATAA